A single genomic interval of Tursiops truncatus isolate mTurTru1 chromosome 1, mTurTru1.mat.Y, whole genome shotgun sequence harbors:
- the FAM229A gene encoding protein FAM229A has product MQPSPSTPGPRARCRHLPGSAWTGASSRGQGSGSYFLPGTGLGLRQSASDMSAQEPPQGRRFPIEAGDSPGLAFPRETQESPERVATEHNPVRPLRRCPGCHCLTLLHVPIDVYLALGGSPQVRAT; this is encoded by the exons ATGCAGCCCTCCCCCTCGACGCCCGGGCCCCGGGCGCGCTGCAGACACCTGCCCGGCTCCGCCTGGACCGGAGCGTCCTCTCGCGGCCAGGGCTCGGGCAGCTACTTCCTGCCTGGGACCGGTCTCGGCCTCCGACAG AGCGCCTCGGACATGAGTGCCCAGGAGCCCCCGCAGGGTCGGAGATTCCCCATTGAGGCCGGAGACTCCCCTGGCCTTGCCTTCCCCCGCGAGACCCAGGAGAGCCCGGAGCGGGTAGCTACGGAGCACAACCCGGTCAG GCCGCTTCGACGCTGCCCCGGCTGCCACTGCCTGACGCTGCTGCACGTGCCCATCGACGTCTACCTGGCCTTGGGCGGGAGCCCCCAGGTCCGCGCCACCTGA
- the TSSK3 gene encoding testis-specific serine/threonine-protein kinase 3, with the protein MEGFLLSNGYQLGKTIGEGTYSKVKEAVSKKHQRKVAIKIIDKMGGPEEFIQRFLPRELQIVRTLDHKNIIRVYETLESADGKIYLVMELAEGGDVFDCVLNGGPLPESRAKALFHQMVEAIRYCHGCGVAHRDLKCENALLQGFNLKLTDFGFAKVLPKSCRELSQTFCGSTAYAAPEVLQGIPHDSKKGDVWSMGVVLYVMLCASLPFDDTDIPKMLWQQQKRVSFPTHLGISAECQDLLKRLLEPDMILRPSIEEVSWHPWLAST; encoded by the exons ATGGAGGGCTTTCTGCTCTCCAATGGGTACCAGCTGGGCAAGACCATTGGGGAAGGGACCTACTCAAAAGTCAAAGAAGCAGTTTCCAAAAAACACCAAAGAAAAGTGGCGATTAAAATTATAGACAAGATGGGAGGGCCAGAAG AGTTTATCCAGAGATTCCTGCCTCGGGAGCTCCAGATTGTCCGTACCCTGGACCACAAGAACATCATCCGAGTGTATGAGACGCTGGAGTCTGCAGACGGGAAAATCTACCTGGTGATGGAGCTGGCTGAAGGAGGGGATGTCTTTGACTGTGTGCTGAATGGGGGGCCACTGCCCGAGAGCCGGGCCAAGGCCCTCTTCCATCAGATGGTCGAGGCCATCCGCTACTGCCATGGCTGTGGTGTGGCTCACCGGGACCTCAAGTGCGAGAACGCTTTGTTGCAGGGCTTCAACCTGAAGCTGACAGACTTTGGCTTCGCCAAGGTGTTGCCCAAATCATGCCGGGAGCTGAGCCAGACCTTCTGCGGCAGCACAGCCTATGCCGCCCCAGAGGTACTTCAGGGTATTCCCCACGATAGCAAGAAGGGTGACGTCTGGAGCATGGGCGTGGTCCTGTACGTCATGCTCTGTGCCAGCCTACCTTTTGATGACACAGACATCCCCAAGATGCTGTGGCAGCAGCAGAAGAGGGTGTCCTTCCCCACTCATCTGGGCATCTCGGCTGAATGCCAGGACTTGCTCAAGCGGCTCCTGGAACCAGACATGATCCTCCGGCCTTCAATCGAAGAAGTCAGTTGGCATCCATGGCTAGCAAGCACTTGA